The following proteins come from a genomic window of Gopherus flavomarginatus isolate rGopFla2 chromosome 22, rGopFla2.mat.asm, whole genome shotgun sequence:
- the RPL11 gene encoding 60S ribosomal protein L11 — MAQDQGEKENPMRELRIRKLCLNICVGESGDRLTRAAKVLEQLTGQTPVFSKARYTVRSFGIRRNEKIAVHCTVRGAKAEEILEKGLKVREYELRKNNFSDTGNFGFGIQEHIDLGIKYDPSIGIYGLDFYVVLGRPGFSIADKKRKTGSIGAKHRIGKEEAMRWFQQKYDGIILPGK, encoded by the exons ATGGCG CAAGATCAGGGTGAGAAGGAGAACCCCATGCGTGAGCTTCGCATCCGCAAACTCTGTCTCAATATTTGTGTTGGGGAAAGTGGTGACAGACTCACCCGGGCAGCCAAAgtgctggagcagctcacaggccaGACCCCTGTCTTCTCAAAGG CTCGATACACTGTCAGATCCTTTGGAATCAGGAGAAATGAAAAGATTGCTGTTCACTGCACGGTTCGTGGGGCCAAAGCAGAGGAGATTCTGGAGAAAGGTTTGAAG GTGCGAGAATATGAGTTGAGGAAAAACAACTTTTCAGACACTGGGAACTTTGGCTTTGGAATCCAGGAGCACATTGATCTGGGAATTAAATACGATCCCAGCATTGGCATCTATGGCCTGGACTTCTATGTG gttctgggcAGGCCGGGCTTCAGCATTGCTGACAAGAAACGCAAAACTGGCTCCATTGGTGCCAAGCACAGAATTGGGAAGGAGGAGGCCATGCGTTGGTTCCAGCAGAAG